The window CCATCTTTCAAGAACTGAAGTCAACCGGCGCCACTTTCACCGTCTATCTTCGATACATGCAGAAGGACGCGCTCGCCAAGATACCTAATGTGAGGGTCAGTGAGGTCTTCGAAGACCACGTTCGACTCGAGAACCCATCAGGGTTTGGAATCCTTGCATTCGAGGATGTGCTCTACCTCTCCATTCCGCGGGTAGGCGCATAGTTGTACTTGTCCACGGCCAAGATGCATGGCAATCAGGCAAATCTGGCAGTCCAGTCCAGAGAAAGCCTGCGTAGTGTTTCAGGGGTCGGGAGTCCGGTCGAGACATCCCATCCTCTGTGGCGATAGTAGTCATCGAGCATGGGGTCGAGGTTGACCAGCTGCCCCTTGCCGGGTCCATCCGGCATCGGTTCCTTTGTGAATCGGTCGGGCAGTCTGTCGTCCTCTCTGCGGATGCCCTCGCGTGCATTGAACAGACGCTTGAGTGTCACCTGTCGCTCAGCAATACGTACGAGCTCCTTCACACTGCCCAACTGCTCTATACCCGTGACCAGAGGCAACACACGGGCAAAGTCTTCAATCCAGAAGATCGGAGGCCACGCCACCGAGTACCAGCAGACGATCAGCGTGTCGCGTATGCAGTAGGTGTTTTCGGTCTCCACCACGGCAGCAGCCTTGTACTTCTCGGTATATGGGTCGATGATCTCAGGCAGTCTGTCCGCGCCCCATCTCTTCGCCGCAACCTCCCTGTAACCAAGTTGGTCCACTGTGACAAGACTACGAAGATGGTCGGCGCCTCTCGCACCAGTAGCGTGTGACAGAGCTATGCTCCGATGTGTCCTGCCATCCTGACCGGACACCTCCAGACCCTTCACATGAATGGCCAGCTTCTCGGTTCCCTTGCCAATCCTCTGCGCGGCACGTCTGGTGCCCTCTGCCAAGACGTCTCCAAGACCTTCCCGCCGAGCAATCATCTCCAGTAGCTGCACCGCCGCGCTGCCATCGCCCCACTGCAGCCGGAGTCCACCTGTTGTCTTCTCATCGATAAGGCCCTGTTCGAATGCCTCGAAGGCAAAACTCAGTGTGGTGCCAGCAGAGATGGCGTCCATGCCGGTCCTGTTGCAGATCTGATTCGCCTTCAGCGTGGTGGCAAAGTCAGCAATTCCTAGCGAGCTGCCGAACGCCATGAGACCTTCATACTCAGGCCCCTCTTCGAGTGTTCCTGCAAACGGGCCGTCGGGAACGTAGTTCATCTTCTTGCATCCAAGACTACATCCGAAACAGGCACGGTCGGACACGGTATACCTAGGACGAATATGGTCGCCGCTCAGAGACTCCCAGCCATCGAAGACTCCGGTTCGATGGTTATATGTGGGTAGCTCTCCAATGGACTGCTTCACGGCAGTGAGAATCCATGTGCCCCACCTGTGCATCTGCTGCGCTTGGGGATTGCTTCGGACCCTCATGTGAGCCTCCGTCGCAAGCTGAACAAACTCATCGTGGCGAGCGACTTCAACTGCGCCGTGTCCGCGAACCGCGATGGCCTTGACCTTCTTGGACCCCAGCACTGCACCCATTCCTGTTCGACCTGCTGCCCGCGCGTTGTTCACAATTACCGATGCAAAGCGGACAAGCCGTTCTCCAGCAGGGCCCACTGCGGCGACCTGTACATCGGGGTCCCTGCGGCTCTTCTTGATGGCAGCTGTCACCTCTGCGGTGGTCATCCCCCACAGATTGTCTGCTGGGAGGAGGTCCGCATCATCGTCAAGAATTGATATCACCACTGGACTCTCTGCTTTACCTGACACCACAAGCATATCGTAGCCGGCATACTTCAGCTCAGGCCCCATGAAACCTCCCACATGACTCTCACCCCAGATGCCAGTCTGTGCAGCCTTTGACACAAACACAGTGCGGCCGCTCATTGGCCAGAGGGTGCCAGTGACGGGCCCTGTCGCAACAATCAGTCTGTTCTGCGGGGAGAGACTGTCGACGTCATGACCAACCTCCTCGTAGAGAACTCGTGCAGCGAACCCGTCGCCCCCAATGAAGTCACGAATCCACTCACGGGGCAGAGATTCAGTCCATATCCTCTCGTCGGTCAGGTCAACCCGAAGAATGCGACCAGCATAACCATTCGACTTCAACCCTACCCCTCCAGTTTCAGTGTCCCGTGACTACGCGCCTTATCTCACGCAGATATGCCGTCACCTTCCCGTGTCGTCCCATTAGGCCTATGCGTCCAACCGACGCGTATCGTATGGCTCCTGTCGGGCAGGCCTTCGCACACTCAGGGTCTCCGCCGCAGTGGTCACACTTGAGTATGCGCATCCTCACGGTGTCCAGGACAATTACCCCATTCACGCATACACCGACACAGGACTTGCATAGAATGCACTTGTCTTGATTGACGTAGGTCATCTTGGACACCGGGTCACGTACCATCGCATAGACAGGACACACATCTACGCAGGGAGCCTCTTCACATGGGCCGCAGACATTCGGGATGTCAACGCCCAGATCGTCGTATTTTACAATCTTGAGCCTGGCAAGAGCAGGCTGGAACTTGCCCTCATTCTTGGCGGAGCATGCAAGTTCGCAGATTCTGCAGCCTGTGCACTTTGTGTAGTCTACTGAGAGCTGCGATGGCATGAGTGTCACCTGTGTGATTCCTGAACGTGTCAACAGCGATGAAAAAAGGCTGCCGATTACTCGACTTCAACAATCCAGCCATGAGTGTCCCTTCGCTCGCCGCATTGGAGCCCCATTAGTTCCTCAAACAGCCTCCTAGACAGCGGACCTGCCTTGCCTTCGCCAACGGTGTAGGACTTGGACTTGTACGTGAACATACCAATCGGTGCAATCACAGCGGCAGTGCCTGTGCCGAAGAGTTCCTGAACTCGATTAGCGTGGACACCACTAATGACTTCGTCTATTGAGAGCTCTCGCTCGTGCACAGTGTACCCCCACTGGCGCGCCAGCTCAATCACCGAGTCGCGTGTGACGCCGGGCAGGATGGTGTCCTTCAGTGGAGGTGTGAGGACCTCCCCGTCAATCACGGCAAACACGTTCATCGTCCCCGCTTCTTCGAGGTACTTGCGTTCAATAGCGTCAAGCCATAACACCTGCGAGTGACCGCTATCCGAGGCCTCCTTGCCTGCCAGCAACCCCATAGCGTAGTTGCCCATCGTCTTGGCCGAACCAGTCCCTCCCCGAGCCGCTCTGACATACTTGTCGGACACCAGCACTTTGATTGGAGAGAAGCCCTCTTTGAAGTAGGGACCTACAGGAGACAGAATGACATAGAGGAGGTATTGCTGTGCCGCCTTCACACCCAGTCGGGCTTCTGACGCTATCATTGTGGGACGGATGTAGAGAGATGCACCTGCGACGTCTGGAATCCAGTCGCGTTCTATGCGAAGCAGGCTCTTTAGCGCACTCAGGACAAAGGATACGTCGACAGTTGGCATTACCATTCTTGCAGCTGACCGGTTGAGTCGTTCAAGATTCATCTCAGGACGAAAGAGAAAGACTCTCTTGCCCCGCCGGTATGCCTTCATCCCCTCAAATATGCCCTGGCCGTAGTGCAGCACCAGCGCAGCAGGGTCGAGCATTAGTGGGCCGTAGGGTTGGATCCGTGCGTCATGCCATTGGCCATCTGAGTATTCCATAATGAACATGTGGTCTGTGAACACGGTACCAAAGGGCACCTGCATTGGGTCATTCGGCTTGGCCTTCGCTTTGCCAGATGGCACACGATCAATCCTGAGTTCCAATGCTCTCACGCAGGCAGTCGCACACATGAAACTGCCTCTTAGGTCTTACGAACGCAGTCAACACCAAAGCAGAATGACTTAAGTGAAATGTGTGAACACGTAAGTGACGACGAGTATGCAAAGAGCATAAGGAGTGGCAAGAATGAGTCACCGTGAGGGGCAGTCTCCGCGTGATGCGTATGATCTAGACCCGAAGGAAGTCCTTGCGCAGTACACAGTAGAGTGGGTCAGCCTTCGCAGGTCATATGAGGAAGTAAAGCAGAAGCTGAAGGACATGCAGGACGAACTCAACGCGCTGGATGCCATGCTGAGGAGCGGAAGAATCACAGAACAGGAACACGTCGATAGGTACCATGAGATATGGCATGCATCGACTGAAATGATTCAAGTCAAACGCGAAGTGGAGGGCAGACTGTCTGAGATTCAGAGGGAGATACGCCAGGCCAACAGAGAGGTCAAGACTCGTGACGAAGAACGTCTCAGAAAGGAACGGGCCGAGCAGGAGAGAGCTAATGCGATGATTGAGTGGATGTCCTTGAAACAGGGATTCGAACTCATTCGCGAGAGAAGGCAGGAGATCAGCAGCATGATGGACAGACTGGAGATGCAGCGCCGGAGTGGGGAGCTGAGCGAGTCCGAGTATAGAAAGAGACTGGTCGAACATGTCAGAAACCTTGCTGAGCTTCGTACAGTCGAAGATGATGTCAAGCGGCGCCTGTCAGAGCTACTTCAGATTATTAGAGGCTAGAGAGACAGAAACTCGAGGCCCTACAATCGAGTGCTTCATCTGCGCTAGTCGACGGACTGAACGCAGCCGAGCAGTCCACGGACTTGCAGACAGACGAATGCCGCGGAAGGTCAACGAGAAGAGCCATTAGCGGGTATGTATAGGATTTGTCGACTCAACAATGACGCTCTTTGAACAGGAGTGGGTATCTCCGATACTCGAGGTTTACAAGAAGAGAAGACTGACGGAGAACCCCACTGTGATTCTGGGTCTGAATCCGCTTGGACATGCGGTCTGTAGAAGGATATACGAGAGCCTGGACCTCGAGACCGTGTTTGTCTTCAATTCGTCTTCCTTCTCGGTGTGGAACAGGTATCCCTCAGGTGTCAAGCCGCCGGTCGTTCCCGTCCATGGCATGACATCAGAAGACCTCATGATTGTGTTTGGTGACGTGTTCGTCAAGGAGTACGAGTGGGTAACCGACATGCTGTTCTATCTCATGAAGAATGTCAACTGCAGGTTCGTGTTGGCATTCCAGGGGTATGAAGGACCGACTTGTGCACAGACCACATCTGAGAAGGGCACAAGACTGGCCAAGAGGATGGGGCTTTCTGAGGGAGCCATCGAGTTCTTTGATGGTCTGACTGCGCCACTGATCAGTCTCAGCAAGCCAGCGGGAGTTGACACTGTCGCAGTGTTTGTCGAAACAATGACAGGCTCCGAACTCATCTATCAGGTGGATGACGTGGCAGTGACAGAGGAGGAGATTCTCACAGCACTGTCACTCCTGGAGAAGGGTCTGGGAGTGCGAATCATGTGAGGTTCTTGGCAGCGCTCTATGTCGTGCTCCTACCATACCCGGTGCGGTTTCTCTCCGCCACATCTTCCTCAGCTCGTTCACCGTAGAACTTTGCATCACAGTCAGAGCACAGCAGACCATGCGCATCTCGGAAGTCTATGATTCGACCACATGAGAGACAGGACCACATGCCTTGCTGGTACATTCTCGTCTTTCTCAATACGGCCTTGGAAACACCAATGAGTGACTTTGGGCAGGACCTGGAGACACCGACGATTCCCTCCTTGGACCAGTCGTTGATTACCGATACAAGGCTCGTACAGAGCTCGATGACACGAGTCGTCTGCTCATCAACGTCTTCCGGTGCTTCGTTCCGGACTGGTTTTGGAACGGCTGAGATTGAGGAGAGGAGTTCCAAGAACGCAATGAATGCTGGGATTGGCAACCTGTCAGGACCGGTACCGGAAACCATCTGTGCTAGGACCGCTGATATCATCAAGGTCTGTGAGTAGTCAGCTGATAGTATGAGTCGGACTTCATCGGCAATCCCCACTGCATCCAATGAATACTCGTCTACATCAAGATGCGCCTCTCTGGCAATGGCGTGTACTGCCTCTACAAGACCCAACCCTTCAGACATCTGCACGTTGACACGTTTCGCGACTTCTTGGTAGGAAACCCGCAAGTCATGTGCGAGCTTATGTAGGAGGTCTCTAGCAGTAAGAATCAAGTGTTTCACGAATCCTACCCTCGTTGATGCGTTGAGGACACCTTTTAGGTTGTCGCAAGGCTTACGATGATGTGACTGGGTGAAGATAGACCGATGTTGTCAGATACCGACATTCGCAGCGCCATGCAAGCTGGGGAAATCAGGATAGAGCCATGGAATCCAGACACTGTTGGCCCCTGCAGTGTGGACTTGACACTAGACTCCGTCTTCAGAGTGTATAATCTCGGAGAGGCGGTGGACATAAGGTCCACACTGCCAGTCGACCGTGACACACGAGTGGTGATGACAGGCGAGAGACCGTTCACGATTCTTCCTGGGCAGTTCATACTCGGACAGACCAGAGAGAGAATCTCCGTCTCCTCAAGATATGCTGGAATCTTGGAGGGAAAGTCCAGTGTGGCACGACTGGGAATAATCGTCCATGCAGCAGGACTGGTGAATCCGGGCACAGGAGTCAGGAAACCATCTCATCTCGTGTTGGAGATATTCTGCGAGAATGTCAGCCCAGTTCTACTCTATCCGGGCATGTCAATTGTGCAGGCGATGTTCTTTCGTCTCAGCAGTCCTGCAAGCAAGGGGTATGACGAACGTGACACAAGCCACTTTGTCGGTCAGGACGAGCCCAGAGTCACATAGACGGGACACAAAAGGAATTAAGGCGGTCGAAGCCGCTCAGAGTGCGGCTAGCTCTGCTAGGACGGCACACTAGAAAGAAGGTAGTCCACAATATGACGCAGTATGAGGTTGTACTGGCGAGTGGTGCAGAACACCTTCAAGACCGCTTCAGTGAACTCGGATATGGAGTGCACTGTTGCGGCCTCAACTATGACGGCAGAAGGATGTTCCCGAATGCGGACATATACGCGATTGTTCCAGATATAGAGGAACTATCGGGAAAGCGGGTGGTCGTGGTACAGTCATGCACTGGTTCCGGACCAGCCGAAAAGGAGAGATACACGACTTCTGACAGAGTCGTGGAGTTGCTTCTTCTTCTCGATGTCTTGCGAAGGCCGACGAAGGTGGAGGAGGTGGGTCACAAGCAGTACAAGGAAACCCCAATACCACCGCCAGCCCGTGTAGAGGTGGTCCTCACATTCCAACCCTTCGCGCTCCAAGACAAGTCGTTCAAGACCGGCGAGGCCGCTTCCGGTCGATGGGCGATGGAGACAATAGC of the Candidatus Thorarchaeota archaeon genome contains:
- a CDS encoding aldehyde ferredoxin oxidoreductase family protein, coding for MKSNGYAGRILRVDLTDERIWTESLPREWIRDFIGGDGFAARVLYEEVGHDVDSLSPQNRLIVATGPVTGTLWPMSGRTVFVSKAAQTGIWGESHVGGFMGPELKYAGYDMLVVSGKAESPVVISILDDDADLLPADNLWGMTTAEVTAAIKKSRRDPDVQVAAVGPAGERLVRFASVIVNNARAAGRTGMGAVLGSKKVKAIAVRGHGAVEVARHDEFVQLATEAHMRVRSNPQAQQMHRWGTWILTAVKQSIGELPTYNHRTGVFDGWESLSGDHIRPRYTVSDRACFGCSLGCKKMNYVPDGPFAGTLEEGPEYEGLMAFGSSLGIADFATTLKANQICNRTGMDAISAGTTLSFAFEAFEQGLIDEKTTGGLRLQWGDGSAAVQLLEMIARREGLGDVLAEGTRRAAQRIGKGTEKLAIHVKGLEVSGQDGRTHRSIALSHATGARGADHLRSLVTVDQLGYREVAAKRWGADRLPEIIDPYTEKYKAAAVVETENTYCIRDTLIVCWYSVAWPPIFWIEDFARVLPLVTGIEQLGSVKELVRIAERQVTLKRLFNAREGIRREDDRLPDRFTKEPMPDGPGKGQLVNLDPMLDDYYRHRGWDVSTGLPTPETLRRLSLDWTARFA
- a CDS encoding 4Fe-4S dicluster domain-containing protein encodes the protein MPSQLSVDYTKCTGCRICELACSAKNEGKFQPALARLKIVKYDDLGVDIPNVCGPCEEAPCVDVCPVYAMVRDPVSKMTYVNQDKCILCKSCVGVCVNGVIVLDTVRMRILKCDHCGGDPECAKACPTGAIRYASVGRIGLMGRHGKVTAYLREIRRVVTGH
- a CDS encoding branched-chain amino acid aminotransferase, which codes for MCATACVRALELRIDRVPSGKAKAKPNDPMQVPFGTVFTDHMFIMEYSDGQWHDARIQPYGPLMLDPAALVLHYGQGIFEGMKAYRRGKRVFLFRPEMNLERLNRSAARMVMPTVDVSFVLSALKSLLRIERDWIPDVAGASLYIRPTMIASEARLGVKAAQQYLLYVILSPVGPYFKEGFSPIKVLVSDKYVRAARGGTGSAKTMGNYAMGLLAGKEASDSGHSQVLWLDAIERKYLEEAGTMNVFAVIDGEVLTPPLKDTILPGVTRDSVIELARQWGYTVHERELSIDEVISGVHANRVQELFGTGTAAVIAPIGMFTYKSKSYTVGEGKAGPLSRRLFEELMGLQCGERRDTHGWIVEVE
- the dcd gene encoding dCTP deaminase, whose product is MLSDTDIRSAMQAGEIRIEPWNPDTVGPCSVDLTLDSVFRVYNLGEAVDIRSTLPVDRDTRVVMTGERPFTILPGQFILGQTRERISVSSRYAGILEGKSSVARLGIIVHAAGLVNPGTGVRKPSHLVLEIFCENVSPVLLYPGMSIVQAMFFRLSSPASKGYDERDTSHFVGQDEPRVT